ATTTCTTCGTCGATTCCGAACTCCTTTTCCATACCTATGAGTTCTTTTTTCACCATAGTGTAATAATAATAGATTTTTGCCCAGATTTTACCCATCTTCCGCATAATGACGGGCAGTTCCTGCGGGCGTATGAATAATACTATAAGTGCTGTGATAACCAGTATCTCCTGAAAGCCAAGTCCATTCATTTTTCTAAAGATTCTCCTTCACCAAAATGAAATATTTTCGCAATGAAAATTGCGCAGAAATAAAGAAAAATCAGTGGTATTGAAATAATACACTGGGAAATAAAGTCCGGGGGTGTGATTAGTGCTGAAACAAAAAAGACAAGAACGATGACAAAGCGGCTTGCTTTGAAAAGAGATTTCCGAGAAACAATGTTCAGAACAAGAAAGACTTCCAGTAGTATGGGAAATTGAAAACTCAGCATTATCATCAGAATAAAACGAAAGATATAGATCACATTTCGCTGGTAGTTCAGGAGAAAACCTACCTTCTCAGGGAGGAAACCACTGCTGGTAAAAAACTTTATCGTTAAGGGCAGGATGTAGAAATACCCATAATAAAAGCCGACAAGAACTAAGATAGCACCGCAGACCAAAGCAGCGAATAGTACATTTTTTTCTTTTTTCTTAAGAGCTGGAAGGGTAAAACGTACCAACATGAAAATAATAAGCGGGGCTGACAGAGTAAGTCCTGCCATTATTGAAATCTTGAGTTTGGTGATGAAACCCTCGAACAGAAAGTTGACAAAAAGGGTATCTGATGATTCCAGGTTTTCCATAACACTG
This region of Oceanispirochaeta sp. genomic DNA includes:
- a CDS encoding twin-arginine translocase subunit TatC, whose product is MKKKRRKKDPDMLNTQPILTHIKELRTVFIVTIIALTIGSGISFYFFDPIIEFLYKPFSVMENLESSDTLFVNFLFEGFITKLKISIMAGLTLSAPLIIFMLVRFTLPALKKKEKNVLFAALVCGAILVLVGFYYGYFYILPLTIKFFTSSGFLPEKVGFLLNYQRNVIYIFRFILMIMLSFQFPILLEVFLVLNIVSRKSLFKASRFVIVLVFFVSALITPPDFISQCIISIPLIFLYFCAIFIAKIFHFGEGESLEK